From Sparus aurata chromosome 9, fSpaAur1.1, whole genome shotgun sequence, a single genomic window includes:
- the LOC115588184 gene encoding histamine N-methyltransferase-like: protein MSSPLNSLVNDDGRYQESFELFLERSSEHQCMRDFIHSLLPDILGSIGNGKSHLNVIGVGSGAGEIDLEMLSQLRLKHPGVTVDNEVVEPSGQQLHNYRVLVSKKPELDWVQFHWNKMTAAEFEAQWKEKKMSKKVDFIHMIQMLYYVKDPGATVSFFQSLLDKNGKLVIILVSGESGWGKLWKTHRRQLCNTEISQCVTTGDIKSFLDSEGVSYQSYILPSQLDITECFTVGDEKGELLLDFLTEVLDFSKTAPPELKAGVMKTLRQPDCSVESNGRVIFNNDLEVIVLDPR, encoded by the exons ATGTCATCTCCACTGAACAGTCTGGTTAATGATGATGGAAGGTACCAGGAATCCTTTGAGCTCTTTCTGGAGCGCTCCTCTGAGCATCAGTGTATGAGGGACTTCATCCATAGTCTGCTGCCAGATATACTGGGCAG CATCGGAAATGGAAAGTCCCATCTAAATGTCATTGGAGTCGGAAGCGGAGCTG GTGAGATTGACCTTGAGATGCTCTCCCAGCTCCGTCTGAAGCACCCAGGGGTGACGGTGGATAACGAGGTGGTTGAGCCTAGCGGGCAGCAGCTACATAACTACAGAG TTTTGGTTTCGAAGAAACCAGAATTAGACTGGGTCCAATTCCACTGGAACAAGATGACTGCCGCTGAGTTTGAGGCGCAgtggaaagagaaaaagatgagTAAGAAGGTTGACTTCATCCACATGATTCAG ATGCTGTACTATGTGAAGGATCCTGGAGCGACCGTCAGCTTCTTCCAGAGTCTCCTCGACAAGAATGGGAAGCTTGTGATCATTCTGGTGTCTG GTGAGAGTGGTTGGGGAAAGCTGTGGAAGACTCACAGGAGACAACTCTGTAACACGGAAATAAGTCAGTGTGTGACCACAGGAGACATCAAAAGCTTCCTGGACTCGGAGGGAGTGAGCTACCAGAGCTACATTCTGCCATCTCAACTGGATATCACCGAGTGTTTTACCGTGGGGGATGAGAAGGGAGAGCTGCTGCTCGATTTTCTCACAGAGGTGCTGGACTTCAGTAAGACGGCCCCACCTGAGCTGAAAGCTGGTGTCATGAAAACACTTCGGCAGCCAGACTGTAGTGTAGAGTCCAACGGCAGAGTTATCTTTAACAACGACCTTGAAGTGATCGTCTTAGATCCACGCTAG